The following coding sequences are from one Ammospiza nelsoni isolate bAmmNel1 chromosome 5, bAmmNel1.pri, whole genome shotgun sequence window:
- the LOC132073713 gene encoding glioma pathogenesis-related protein 1-like: MNITFFFAALLLLDFFSCIHAYLQYPMPDIEDAKFIEDCVRAHNTFRSKVNPPASNMFRMSWDAALAKSAKAWAKKCKFKHNPYLKMPGKMHPTFRFVGENIWTGTAHIFSVGAALRSWFNEVSTYDFSTNTCTDMCGHYTQVVWAESYKVGCAVHFCSTVENFPGLFKAAHFVCDYGPAGNYPRKPYKEGQPCSRCSNEKCVDRLCENTEREKLLSYASWHPDWDTQPQPPQPRPPRPPMPSHVPPAEHPRPSCDQYCLSVLILRPLLLVLSVGAVLLVQLQFPHTFFYK, translated from the exons ATGAACatcacatttttctttgctgcattGCTCTTACTGGATTTCTTCAGTTGCATTCATGCTTATCTGCAATATCCCATGCCTGACATAGAAGATGCAAAGTTCATTGAAGATTGTGTGAGAGCTCACAACACCTTTCGATCCAAAGTGAATCCACCAGCCAGCAATATGTTTCGCATG TCCTGGGATGCTGCTTTAGCTAAGAGTGCCAAAGCATGGGCAAAGAAGTGCAAGTTTAAGCACAATCCCTACCTTAAAATGCCAGGAAAAATGCACCCCACCTTTCGCTTTGTCGGAGAGAACATCTGGACTGGCACAGCCCACATCTTCTCCGTGGGGGCAGCCCTCAGGTCCTGGTTTAATGAAGTCAGCACCTACGATTTCAGCACCAACACATGTACTGACATGTGTGGTCACTACACTCAG GTGGTCTGGGCAGAGAGCTACAAAGTTGGCTGTGCAGTTCACTTCTGCAGTACAgttgaaaattttccaggacTGTTCAAAGCAGCACATTTTGTTTGTGACTATGGGCCAGC GGGGAATTACCCAAGAAAACCATATAAAGAAGGACAACCATGCAGTAGATGCAGTAACGAGAAGTGTGTAGACAGGCTCTGTG AAAATACAGAACGTGAGAAGCTGCTAA GTTATGCCAGCTGGCATCCAGACTGGGAtacacagccccagccaccaCAGCCCCGTCCCCCCAGGCCTCCCATGCCATCACACGTCCCACCTGCTGAGCATCCACGACCCTCTTGTGACCAATACTGCCTTagtgttttaattttaaggCCACTGCTTCTTGTATTGAGTGTTGGTGCTGTACTTCTAGTACAACTGCAATTTCCACACACTTTTTTTTATAAGTAA
- the CCDC107 gene encoding coiled-coil domain-containing protein 107, which yields MALSAVQQVLVSAVLVLCVFVVMPRMFGGGGGGRPGRSPRGGKAGPGHYDPRQHGRGSPQTVYQVHRTPGNSDSNTYQSFQQMRNAMEKEIKSERTRGNGRELAFTLMPLYALGVGAFAAYKLLKMKSHEESNSKKEKSTEDKAKETEHQLLELEQHLAQTEKMLNSLLTQLDPLSNCVNALACEQKDEIMTQLQSIRRLMKESGLDKSENKMKDLGHICDEKLEDLIQSFAEHSQEKEMDNREDDCNGDLVEDIDNDYKIEEHELHSECEIHQLEPDVEDEEMISKDAIESEEMGLRRRNRCEWNLHM from the exons ATGGCGCTGTCGGCCGTGCAGCAGGTGCTGGTCTCGGCCGTGCTGGTGCTCTGCGTCTTCGTCGTCATGCCCAGGATGTTCGGGGGAGGAGGCGGCGGGCGGCCCGGCCGGTCCCCGCGGGGCGGCAAGGCCGGCCCCGGCCACTACGATCCCCGTCAGCACGGCAGAG gtagTCCTCAGACAGTTTATCAAGTTCACCGGACTCCAGGAAATTCTGACAGTAATACTTACCAGAGTTTTCAACAGATGAGAAATGCAATGGAGAAAGAGATCAAAAGCGAGAGAACGAGAGGAAACGGTCGAGAGTTAGCATTCACCCTCATGCCATTGTATGCTCTTGGAGTGGGAGCGTTTGCAGCATACAAACTTCTTAAG atgaagTCACATGAAGAAAGTAactccaaaaaggaaaaaagtacagAAGACAAGGCAAAGGAAACAG aGCATCAGCTTTTAGAACTGGAGCAACATCTAGCACAGACAGAGAAAATGTTAAATTCTTTATTGACTCAGTTGGATCCACTTTCAAACTG TGTCAATGCTTTAGCTTGTGAGCAGAAAGATGAAATAATGACACAGCTCCAATCAATTAGACGACTGATGAAAGAAAGTGGATTGGATAAATCAGAAAATAAGATGAAag aTCTTGGACACATTTGTGATGAGAAACTTGAAGATCTCATTCAGTCGTTTGCCGAACATTCtcaagagaaagaaatggaCAACAGAGAAGATGACTGTAATGGAGATTTGGTTGAGGATATTGATAATGATTACAAAATAGAAGAGCATGAATTACATAGTGAATGTGAAATACATCAGTTGGAGCCAGATGTAGAAGATGAAGAAATGATAAGCAAAGATGCCATTGAATCAGAAGAGATGGGACTGAGGAGACGCAACAGATGTGAATGGAATCTGCATATGTAA